From the Hippocampus zosterae strain Florida chromosome 13, ASM2543408v3, whole genome shotgun sequence genome, the window CAATATGACGCCATCAACACTCGTCCAGCCACAAGAGTTGCCCTTGATACCAATTTGGAGCTACATCTTCAATAGTATTTTTGCAGCTTGGGCTAGTATGAGAATTATTTTAACATATGTCTCTTTTGATAACTCGGTAGGACGTGTTCAGTTTGAAACTAAGAAACATCTCGGCATCACCTGCTTGTTGATGTTGTGTCCTTTTTGGAACAATGTGGCTCTCCACCAATCATCCACAACGCCAATCATCTTCCAGTCACACTGCATTGAgccgcgaaaaaaaaaagtatttgaaaatAGCCTTGATGTATTTCTGAAGCCACTGCAAAGGTTTCTCCTTTTGAACGGGGCTTAGGTGCGGCCGAAATACGGCTTTATGCATGACTGCAAGCTTGGGGAAGATCCTGCATTGCATTGGGTCTCCAGAGATAGCAGCAGTTTCAACAATCTGCTTGCTCTTCATCACGGACTTTTTAACAGCTGctcttttaaaatgatacattgCTTTTACAGGAACTTTGCTCCTTATTGGAACAAACGCATTCGCTGTCTGAGTCAGACACAAATTATTTCGCAGGATGTTCTTGAATCGTCCAAtgtttgcattcttttttttttttcaagccactGAACCATgccgcattttttaaaaaagcacacagtGGCTTGTTCcgcactattttatttttttgtcatttcaaaactCACTCCGCAGCTTACCTTTCCAATCAGCTTCCCGCGTTTATTCATGCATATGTAGTATCCACTCTTCACCCCTCTGATCCGCACTCGGCTGCCGAAAGAATCGGTCTCCACCTCAAGTTTAGCTGCACAGGCAAACGCAAGCCAAATCATGAGATGAGGTGCAAACAAGAATATTCAGATTTTACAATGACACCAATGAACCGTCGTCTTTTCTCTGAATGAACCCTAAATGAACACTGGAGCATGTCGTCTATAATGTCATCAAAGGGCATTCACTGATCTTGGAAAGCACCCTGTCCAATGAACCAGGATTGCAAAAATGACAGACATTCCCTCTACTGGGATGATGTCAGGGTCAGTAAATGTTGTGCTGTGATGCACTTCAAATGAGGGACGAAGGAAAGCGCCGCTGGCAGAGTTGAGCCACTTTTAAGCGTGACACCCACTTATAGGTGTGCGTGAGAACTTGTGGGTCGGGAAATCCAAAAGACACGAAACAAGGAAATGTATCTGCCGACCTCACTTGTTTGTAGAAATGGAGTTCACGAGAGAAGCAATTCAAATTTTCTCCATAAAGAGCCTCCAAAAAAGGAGACATtctctggatggatggaggctgTGATGGAAAGACAACTTAACCTTGGGGGCAGGACTTTTGCAAATGATTAATTTTGATAAGAGTCCTCAAGCACGTAAAATTACATGTAAAAAAAGACGAAGCTTAACCATCTTCTGTTGCAATCACTCATCCATCCTCCTATGTCGAACGTTCTTCTGGAGGTAGCCAAAACCGAGAATAATGGAAATGCTTGTCACCTCATACAATTTGCGCACTGTTGAATGTTAACCACCGTGTTTCTGACATTCTGTTAAATTGGTGTATGAACTTTTAAAAGCCACTCAGGACTTTAGGCCAACATTTCAAGTATATAGGCTATGCAACGTCTGATATAATCAAACACGCGTACACTTCGCATAGGGGGGTCGAACTCTTGCTGTTGTTCTCCCCCATCCCagttttaattacttttttttttttgcctctttcaTGTAGCCGAGGAAACCATCCACTCATCCGTTgtccgaaccgcttatcctcgcgTGGGTCGCAAAACCACCCCCAGGTTATATCGTGCACGTTTTCAATGCAACGCAATCACGCGTACCTGACACATTTGAATAAATTCTCCGAGTGTGTACGGGCAATTATTAATATTTCGACATGAATTTAGCTGTCGTTCCAAATTGTTGACAACTTCGGATGCTCGTTGTCATTTACCGTGCGCCGCTCCGTCGTCTCCGTTTGCGTTGATCCTCTTGTTGGATAGCACCTGGACGTGTTTCCCGCTGGTCCGACTGTACAGTTGGTAGGTTCGAGTCAACCGGCGGCTCATCCGGTCCGACAGCCGACTCTGCTCGGTGACATGGTGCTTGAAATTAGGAGGAGACTGCACTGTGTTCTGCAGGACAACAGTAAGCACACGCATTGATTCCTAACATTCAGCAAGTTTGGTGAGCCACAATTGTGTCGATGGTTTGAAGCGattcattttaattgttgttgaatcaatcatTTAATTCATTCGTTTGACACCGCCATTTGCGGCGCTTTTAAGGAGTCGTTTGCGGACCCTCGGGAATGACATTACCCTCCCCGCTCGTGCTTTTTCTTTACCAGCGGTGATCTTTCACCCCCTTCTTGACTCCCCCCGCCCTCAATACAGCCGTCCACATATGTTTTAACAATCACCTGTCAAAGTGGGATCTTGCCACTTTTCAAGATGTTTGAATTTTTGCCAATTGCCGTAGCCCTCctaataaaatgttttcattattattgcAACCAATTGCAGACGTGCAATGTACGTAGTGTCTACATATGTTACCTACACACCTGTTTAACTTGACGTAGTTCATCAAACTTTTTGAATTATTGTCAAGAGGTTTGGCTGAAGTGAAAATATCTTACCTGTGCGTAAAAGCAAAGCGCTGTGAACTGGAGTAACCtgttaggaaaaaaatgaatgaaaataagttAGCTGGCTTGGCCGCCTTTAATTGAATACGATTTACATgagaattgtctttttttcttacttaCAGATAACCTAACCTCGATGCTCTCAACCTCATCTTGTAGTAATTCAAATATTGATTCATGAATACTCCGCTGATTCGCTGCTGGAAGGTCTCAAAAATGAACTTCTCCTTGCTTCGGAATCCTTTCAGCTTTAAGCGCTACGTGTTTGGTGTGAAATAATAGATCCAATAGCCTTCAGTCCCTTGCAGGTGAAGATCCCCTGTTCCATTTCATTCAAATGAGTGAAAATGCGAAGTCCAAAATGAAAGTCCGGCATGAGCGCTGCTGTTCACACGACAGCTGAAGTAAAAtcgcgtttttaaaaaaatggccaaaaagTATCTTCATTTATATTGAAATCCTCATCAATTCGGCGTGACAGTTCTCTAGCGTGAACGCGTACGCACGGAACTTTACGCACCAGAAATACGCACAAAAAAGATCACCACAAATCCAATCCGCAACATCATTGAACAAATTCTCGGGATGTGCCTCCTTGAATATGCTGGATGTTGTTCGGATAATTCAAGTCCAACGTCCCTCTCGTCTTGCGCGTGTACCCCCTCCCATCCACTAGCAGCATCTGCCTCGCTCCAACATTTAAATAGCTAAACTTGCGGGAAAGTCAACATCCTcggcgagggcgggcggggccTTCAAGCTGGAGAAGATTTGAAACCGAATACTTTGTTTAAAATCTTTACATGCACCTATTTGCCTCAGGATTGAGGTGAGAAGTGAACCATTGACTTTATTTGTGGCTTCACATGCGACCGCCTGGCATGTATCATGAGTGGCGCTTTCCCAGACCTCAACAAACCAAATATAATGTATATGTCAATGACAATGGGAGTGTATCTTCATCCACATAGTAATCACACCGCAATTGTTTTTCTATTAGCACAAATGTCCACATGGAAAACTTTCCTGGCATGTACTTAAGAACATCTCCAGTTACATTAACGTATTCCCTGGCTGCAGGTTAAAGGTGCTTTGCCTGTCCCACGAGGGCAGGCCTCGATGTACTTTTTTCATCCGACATATGTAAGTAATATGTATTCCGTGTGAACGCATGACATAAAATGGTTTTCACATGACATGTAGCTGCATGGATACAAATGAGCTCTCTCACAATGATTCCCTGCAGTTTATCACAATCCGGGTTTGATTCTCAGAAGTGTTTGCAGGGCCTGCTGtgctttcttattttatttttttcatcaaaaccaTGCGATTGCACAGTACCTGTTTGCTCAGCGGTGACAAAGACATGCACCGAGGGCCATGAGGGACATGACCGCTCTACATTTGTGTGGGCTCTGTTAGAAACTGGAACTTTGAATGTAATTATGTGACCTTGCACTTCACGTTCAAACAAGTTCTGAACTGAGCTATATGATTTCCctcaattttatatattttggggATAATAACCTCACCGATAATACTATTCTTCTCTGTAAATCTGTCAAATATATGTCTTGATAAACTTTCTTgcgtaaatgtatttattttttttaaatggaaaaatcaATACTCCCTTctgaaacaatgaaataaataacgtGCATAATCATTGCAGGAGACGCTGAACACACAAACTGATCTAAACACACTGTCCACATCACACCTCCATATCTttatctgaattttttttttattccttaaaTGGGAAAATCAAAGGCTTACCTTAAATTGGCTTACCGACTAATGAGACAAATCACGTGCCATGACCTcaccacgacacacacacatgcacacgcacacagagcaGCTGTGTAAGAGTTAcatctaaaatatatattataaggTGCGTTTAAGATGTCATATAGTCGTAAATCAGTCATTCTAACCAATGCAGAGGGTTTAGGGGGTGAAAATGGACCTGGCTCATTAGTTCCAGTGGGATTCTGGAACAATGGATTTTTGACACCTGGAACAATTCAGCACCTTGTTCAGCTTTTTGCTGACCCCCCCCGCCTCAAGCAATCCACCCACATGCTTGATAACTCATCATAGCATCAAGTTAGCGTATGCACCAGTTCTTTCAAGAAAGTGAAGTCCCCTTGTTAAAATATATGACTTTTTATATATGAATTTGGAATCAATGAAGCTTAAAAATGTCCCCCCCGCCTCCAAATATGTCagcatgtttttgtcttttttttttttagattgacaACTTATGTCACCCGAAAGATTTTCATTCGGTAGAAACTAGAGATACTTTGAGTTTTCCAACTTCACTGGAGAGTAAAATGTTCAACTCCTGAAGAAATTGGATGTACATTCTGAGAAATGCTTTCAACAAGCCACAACGCCAAAAGACACAACACAACTTTTGACTTTATCCCGATTCTTCCATCAAAGCACACCATACGGCAAATGTGGGATAGCACGCAAGGGTGCCCTCTCGGGACTGTGTGCAGCAGAGCATGACATCAGTGTCACACTCTTGCGGCATCATTGCTGTTGCCCCTCGTTTCAACTACGATGTCCATTTTTGGGAACTGATGCACATTCGAAAGCCTCATACATCCAAACCAGAGCCCCCCCCTCCAAAGGTGCCTTTTATCTATTATAATTCAGATTCCTGCTCAGCCTCAGGCCAATAGTTTGATAAATAAGACTTAACAGTGCAACCTCTGAAACCAATCGAAGGACAACATTGGACATGTCACACTATGGGGCAAGACGAACAAAAATTCTCACATGCCAGACTTTGGTCGTCATAGTTGTGAAGTGTCCCAGATGCCTCACGACCAAAGTTGAGTATGTCATACGTTGACAGGCTACGACGGGTGAAGACAATTCCAAATCGGCTACGAGACACTGTGTTTGTCTGCAACACTTCTGTcaggtaaaaataaatcaataaataaatagataaataaaatcagCTGGTGCTTCGAGAGTAGGAACGAGTAAGAATGTTCAGAGATAGATGAATGATGACAAACACCAGTTTGGAGGTGTTTTTTGGTGAGGAATTAACATTTTAACCGTTTTTTTCTGCATGATACAGGCCCTTTAAAATGTCACTTCAATGATATAATGATGGTCTGACGAAGATCCCAAATCATAGTGTTTCTATTTCCATTCTTGTTTACGGAAAATTTTTTTGGGAGATCGACCAGTGTCAGTTGACTCTCAGAGTTTTCTCTGCGCTTAATTCATCGTGGCTGTAGTTGGCCGCAGGTGGATAGCGTCATAAAATAGTCTCCTGAGACCCATGCTTTTCATGTACACAGTCGGTTTCTAAAACTCAACTCAAGTAAAAGGTAACAAATGTAAAAGACATACAGCGCAAACGTTACTTTTTAACGTGGCTGAGGAGGGAGTCCGTGAGTACTGAGAAATGATCTTTAATGAGGTAAAGAAGAAGCAACGTAAAATGAAAGcatcataaataataataaataataaagtggAACATGTCAACACCGTCAGATAGTCAAATAACGTACGCACAATATATAAAACCATATCAAACGAGAACAGGACCTACAGTGTTGTAGAATGTGTGCGGACTAGAATaacaatcacaaaaaataaattggattATAATGAGTGCAGGATAGTACTTGAAACAAGAAATACTTTAACAAAAGTAAAATGATGACTTCTAAAGGCAACTTTAGACAGTACATTGAATGACTCAATTCCTCtcaattttatgtgactttCTCGCTCGGTAATTTGCATCATACCGTGTATCCAAatatttagccaaaaaaaaaaagagaatgcaaTCCAGTTGCAAATCTAAACCAAAATAGCCATCACCATGATCATCTGTGCGCAAAAACACATCGCTATCGCTCTTGTATTGATCTCTTGAACGTGGTGtacgtgtacctaatgaagtggcacACCGGACTGAGGGCCGTACCCTGGGATTCCCGAAAAACCTTCAGCTTCAAGGCCTTCAGAAAACTTGAACCATATCCAAGTTTTGCCATAGATCCTCattcttttccccttttctcTTGGCCTTCCCAATTCTGCTTTTCTCATTTGGATCACGTCACTAACGAATACAAGGTACTGTATCAGGGAGTGAGGACAAAGACAGAGATCATTGGGAGCTGAGAAAAAGGAGAGAACCATTTTGGCAAAGATGCACTGCACTTATTCTCCCCCGGGGTTGACTGACTGAATGTCTGAGACTTCACTTGAGTAGACTACCATTAAGTGAGAGGTATCATTCCCCTCGCTAATGTGAGACATAAAAATACGCACTCTTAAATGAGGCCAATGGAAAGGGAGATACAATAAAtgaagcggggaaaaaaaagtcaggagggAGACAAAGGATatggaaatgacaaaatatggcgtcttgagggcggcccggtagtccagtggttagcacgtcggcttcacagtgcagaggtaccgggttcgattccagctccggcctccctgtgtggagtttgcatgttctctgcgtgggttttctccgggtgctccggtttcctcccacattccaaaaacatgcatggcaggctgattgaacactctaaattgtccctaggtgtgagtgtgattgcgaatggttgttcgtctctgtgtgccctgcgattggttggcaaccgattcagggtgtcccccgcctactgcccggagacagctgggataggctccagcaccccccgcgaccctagtgaggatcaagcggttaggaagatgaatgaatgaatgaatgaatgaatggcgtCTTGACACGAGCGTCACGCCAAAGCAGTGACAGCCCAAACCTCCGAAGAGCATTTTTCTGGGGAAAACGTCTACCACCCGACAATCGATATCATGAACCCGAAACCACGCACTCGCGATTCACTTTCAACCCCTTTCATAATTACACCGGTTTTCAATTTGTTCATGtacaaatgacacatttgtaCATACCTAAACATATTGAAATGTCATAATCAATTTTAAGTAGTAGTGTtgacctttttgtgtgtgtgtgtgtgtgtgtgtgtgtgttgatagtTATTTATATACTCTCAGAAAGCACTGACAGTCTTGTTGAACTGAGACTTGGAAGTATTTATTATATTTCTTGATGGCCCGTTGGAATTTAGGAGAaactagccatccatccattttccgaaccgctttaccctcacaagggtcacggggcgcgctggagcctatcccagcggttttcaggcagtaggcgggttacaccctgaattggttgtcagccaatcgcagggcacacatagacgaacaaccatctgtgctcacaatcacaccaagggacaatttagactctaGATTGTTCCATTAAAcgaccatgcgtgtttttggaatgtgggaggaaaccggatcacTTTGGGAGCAGATGAGTTTGTAGCCATGCAGTGCCCGAGAAAATCTTCacagtgaagaaaaagaaaaggggaaatCACGTTAGCGTTCGTGCCACTGATGCTGCAGGCACTCATGTTTGAGCAGAGCTAAGAGCTTGGATTAATTATAACTTGATTCAACCACTCTGTGGGAATGACTGACAGTCTAGAAGTGCTTAATGGAAAGACAattttaccatccatccatccatccatccatccatccattttccgaaccgcttgatcctcactagggtcgcggggggtgctggagcctatcccagccgtctttgggcagtaggcgggggacaccctgaatcagttgccagccaatcgcaggacacacagagacaaacaaccatccacactcacattcaaacctagggacaatttagaacgtccaatcagcctgccatgcatgtttttggaatgtgggaggaaaccagagcacccggagaaaacccacgcaggcccggggagaacatgcaaactccacacagggaggccggagctggaatcgaacccggtacctctgcactgtgaagccgacgtgctaaccactggactaccgggccgcccgccaatTTTACCATAGCCCAAAAATATTGGCATGACGTCTTCTAATCATAAACTCTCTTTTTCATGTTTGCTTTAAGGTGCTCGTGATTtgctgtcttttgtcttttgcaGGGGTTCATTTTACTACAGTATGAAGTACATCAGCAACAGA encodes:
- the fgf8b gene encoding fibroblast growth factor 8b isoform X2; protein product: MNQYLNYYKMRLRASRLGYLLLQFTALCFYAQSRLSDRMSRRLTRTYQLYSRTSGKHVQVLSNKRINANGDDGAAHAKLEVETDSFGSRVRIRGVKSGYYICMNKRGKLIGKKKGRGKDCIFTEIVLENNYTALQNAKYEGWYMAFTRKGRPRKASKTKQHQREAHFMKRLPRGHLLSERRPFDVLPLSVLPLSKRTKHSHQQRSVGR
- the fgf8b gene encoding fibroblast growth factor 8b isoform X1, producing MNQYLNYYKMRLRASRLGYLLLQFTALCFYAQNTVQSPPNFKHHVTEQSRLSDRMSRRLTRTYQLYSRTSGKHVQVLSNKRINANGDDGAAHAKLEVETDSFGSRVRIRGVKSGYYICMNKRGKLIGKKKGRGKDCIFTEIVLENNYTALQNAKYEGWYMAFTRKGRPRKASKTKQHQREAHFMKRLPRGHLLSERRPFDVLPLSVLPLSKRTKHSHQQRSVGR